The window GTTTAAGGTTCCAGATACGGTCTCAGTGGCTACCTGCCCCTACTGCGGGACAACCTTTAGGGTAAAGACGAGTGAAGAGCTCATCGAGCACTTCTTCTTCCCACCCATGAAGGAGGATCCAGCCGGAAAGCTTCTCAAGTTTCTTTCGAGGCAGTACGGTGCGCCAGCAGACATAACGGGGGCGAAGGTCACGAAAAAAGAGCTACACTGGATTCCGGTTTACTTTTTCTACCTCCACGGGAAGAGCGGCTCAAAGGAAACCGTTGAAGAAGTCTGCTTCCTCGGAATTCCTGCTGGTTCTCCCCTTAAAGTCCTCCTGCATAACTATCCCTTTCCAGTCAGGGGAAAGAGGTTCTTTGAGGAGAGTGTAGTAAAGAAGGGAAAGTACTACGAGCCGGAAATGACGAAGGAGCAGGCAGAGGCCATAGCACGCTCCAACCTCGAAACTGCCCTTAAGTGGGAGGCCAAGGGGGAAGGGAGCAGGATAGGCGACCTTGAGCTTGAAGTGAAGTTCCTTGGTCTCGTCCACTATCCCGTCTGGGAGGTGCACTACGAGTACGGAGGGCAGACCTTTAGGAACTACGTTGACGGTACTGACGGGCGGGTTGTGAGGGGAGAGTACCCCCTCATGAGCGAAGCGAGGAAAAAAGCCACGATCCTGGGCTTTGGAGTTATCGGGGGCAGTATTCTCATCGGTTTAATCGCCACCGCAGC of the Thermococcus onnurineus NA1 genome contains:
- a CDS encoding zinc ribbon domain-containing protein, whose protein sequence is MEVTCPTCSATFKVPDTVSVATCPYCGTTFRVKTSEELIEHFFFPPMKEDPAGKLLKFLSRQYGAPADITGAKVTKKELHWIPVYFFYLHGKSGSKETVEEVCFLGIPAGSPLKVLLHNYPFPVRGKRFFEESVVKKGKYYEPEMTKEQAEAIARSNLETALKWEAKGEGSRIGDLELEVKFLGLVHYPVWEVHYEYGGQTFRNYVDGTDGRVVRGEYPLMSEARKKATILGFGVIGGSILIGLIATAATGNGIGLLGAFVAGVAGAAGIFSKGSVSKRVVSEVMRVDKENAYFRTV